A single region of the Vicia villosa cultivar HV-30 ecotype Madison, WI linkage group LG4, Vvil1.0, whole genome shotgun sequence genome encodes:
- the LOC131598771 gene encoding NDR1/HIN1-like protein 10 → MCFRHWFLCLYCTIYALIFLLITTSIIFLIVISPSSVKFHITDATLTEFNLTNNNLYYNFKVNITARNPNNNIIVYYRRITAIAWYKDNEFSYVSLAPFDQGHKNTTYLGPIEFKGNRVINLGRKQLDEYREETRLGVYNDLAVDLDVRIRAKFGSFFKSGRFNPPVVQCRRLSIPLVSSSKGNSSSPSIFSFRVRRCSSGSFFTDRDADAAAA, encoded by the coding sequence ATGTGTTTCAGACACTGGTTTTTGTGCCTCTATTGCACAATCTACGCCCTAATATTCTTACTCATAACCACCTCAATCATCTTCTTGATAGTAATCTCTCCCTCAAGCGTGAAATTCCACATAACCGACGCTACTCTCACCGAGTTCAACCTCACAAACAACAACTTATACTACAACTTCAAAGTCAACATCACAGCAAGAAACCCTAACAACAACATCATAGTCTATTACCGAAGAATCACCGCGATTGCTTGGTACAAAGACAATGAATTCAGTTATGTGAGTTTGGCACCCTTTGATCAAGGACACAAGAATACAACATATCTTGGACCTATAGAGTTCAAAGGGAACCGTGTGATTAATCTAGGACGTAAACAACTCGATGAGTATAGGGAAGAGACGCGGCTCGGGGTTTACAATGATTTGGCTGTTGATTTGGATGTTCGAATTAGAGCTAAGTTTGGAAGCTTCTTTAAGAGTGGACGGTTTAATCCACCGGTTGTGCAGTGTCGTCGGTTGAGCATTCCTTTGGTTTCTTCTTCCAAGGGTAACTCATCATCACCATCAATATTTTCTTTTAGAGTCAGAAGATGTAGTAGTGGTTCTTTCTTTACCGATCGTGATGCAGATGCAGCAGCAGCTTGA